TTGTATCTAATAAGATTTCGCATTGGTTAGCTTCGATACAATATTCTCTTAAAGCTGAAGTAGGATACGCTATTTGGGGAGATACTGGACAGAATAAGGGCTCAGATAAGGAAACTGGCATAGAATTTAAAGGATTAATTGAAAAATATAAAAATTCAATTAACTCTTCTTTAACTTCAGATGGACAACTTGAAGAGAACTTAATAAGACCTATATTCTCAGTTTTAGTAGTAAAACATGATAATAATTACTATATATTGGGTTTCGGTTTATTAGTCTCAGTGGAATATGATCTATACAGGAATTTCAAATATTGGTCTGAAGTAGGAAATATTTGGAAGATTAGACCTAAAATCAAAATATTATATCTTGATCCTGCAATAAGAAACAATATATCAAAATTAAGCGAATTAGATTTCACTCAAACTTCTGAAGATGAGCTTTTTAAATTAATAGAGAATACATATAGAATTCCACAATCGAATAAATCTGAAGAAAGTTTAGCAATTACTACTAACCAATGTTATGAAGAGAATACTAGGAAGGGGTCTCCTTCTAAACCTTTCATTCTTTTTTATAATTTTATAAAGAGCAAAATAGAGGATGAAAAAGAAGTTCTCGAAACTCTATCTATTTATAGAAGTTTAAGTAGTGTAGCGACATTAGGTGAATCTGTAGTTATCAAACCGCATGACGTCTCTTGCAAAAGGTCTCAAGATTTACAAATACCAGAAGGTCTAATAACTTCGTTATCTTTTGACCATAATAAATTAAAAGAAATTTTAGTAAGCATAATAAAAAGTGGTAATTTACTTTTTGTAGGTCCACCGGGTACAGGTAAAACTGAATTAGCCATTAACTTAGCTAAATATGTAAGTGGTGAAAATTGTTTTATGCTAACTACAGCTAATTCATTATGGTTCAGAAGGGATGTTATTGGCGGTGAAACATTAATTAATGGAAACGTTGCATGGAAAAGCGGAATATTTATTAAAGCTTATAATAAGGCATATGAAAGTGATTCAGAGTTTTTTGCAGTTATAATTGATGAAATTAACAGAGCAGATGTAGATAAAGCATTTGGAGAATTGTTTACTGTATTTTCCAGTAGTGACCCAGAAAATTGGTTAATACCTAATAACCTACTTGATGAAATTTGCAGTTATAGTAACAGAGATAAAGAAGCAGAAAAGTTCTTAGAATATTATTCTAAAGCTAAAGATAAACCTCTTAAAAAAATAAGGATTATTGGAACGATGAATTTGATGGATATGCGTAATTTATTTAGTATAGGTGAAGCTTTAGTAAGAAGATTTTCCATAGTTAACTTTGAATATCCTAGGGGAAGTGAAGATGTTACTGATACAAAAGACGATAAAATAAAGGAATTTATATCATGTTTGAGAGAAAAATTCAATCAAGATAGGAGTGGATTACTCTTCAATATATCTCCAGCATCAGTTAGAAAAACACTATCTATATACACACAATTAAAGCCTGAGGAAAAAGATCTGCAGACATTTAGTGATATATTAAGAGGAAATTTAGGAACATTAAACGTTAAAATCTTAGAAAAATATGATGAATTTTCCAGTCAATGTTTAGAAAGGATGGGCGTATCTAAATGAATAGACACGAAAAGTTAATAACGAAAGTAGGCAAATATTATTTTCTGTATAAGTCGAAAAAAATCGATAACATAGATTCTATATTTAGAAGTAATCTTACGCTAATAAATGTTGACGAAATAA
This genomic window from Acidianus manzaensis contains:
- a CDS encoding AAA family ATPase, whose protein sequence is MINDYFTYRKNLEILENVSDSSKLIETLKNFLDTRNLSICAFVSNKISHWLASIQYSLKAEVGYAIWGDTGQNKGSDKETGIEFKGLIEKYKNSINSSLTSDGQLEENLIRPIFSVLVVKHDNNYYILGFGLLVSVEYDLYRNFKYWSEVGNIWKIRPKIKILYLDPAIRNNISKLSELDFTQTSEDELFKLIENTYRIPQSNKSEESLAITTNQCYEENTRKGSPSKPFILFYNFIKSKIEDEKEVLETLSIYRSLSSVATLGESVVIKPHDVSCKRSQDLQIPEGLITSLSFDHNKLKEILVSIIKSGNLLFVGPPGTGKTELAINLAKYVSGENCFMLTTANSLWFRRDVIGGETLINGNVAWKSGIFIKAYNKAYESDSEFFAVIIDEINRADVDKAFGELFTVFSSSDPENWLIPNNLLDEICSYSNRDKEAEKFLEYYSKAKDKPLKKIRIIGTMNLMDMRNLFSIGEALVRRFSIVNFEYPRGSEDVTDTKDDKIKEFISCLREKFNQDRSGLLFNISPASVRKTLSIYTQLKPEEKDLQTFSDILRGNLGTLNVKILEKYDEFSSQCLERMGVSK